Part of the Maridesulfovibrio sp. genome, AGTCCATGCGCAAAGAGTGCAACCTGTTCTTTGACTGCCATCTCATGATCGAGCAGCCCGAACGTTATATTGATGAATTCTGTGATGCCGGAGCAGACCTGCTCTGCATTCATGCTGAATCCACAGTGCATCTTGAACGCGCAGTGGCAGCCATTGAAGAAAAAGGTGTAAAACCTGCTGTTGCACTGAACCCGGCAACTCCGCTGGAATCCATCAAATACCTGATTCCGCAGTTGCATATGGTACTGATAATGTCCGTGAACCCCGGTTTCGGCGGTCAGAAATACATTCCTTTCTGTACTCAGAAAGTGCGTGACCTGCGGGCAATGATCGATGAAATGGGTGCTGAAACCCTCATTCAGCTTGATGGCGGCGTGACCATGGAGAATTGTCGTGAACTGGTTGAGGCAGGCGCAGACGTGCTTGTTTCCGGTTCCGCATTCTTCAAATATCCGCCTTACGCAGAAAGACACAAACTCTTTCTGGAGACCTGCGCAGGCTAGGTCTCCGGTGCCGGGTAAGGGGAACTTTAACGGGTATCCCCTTACCCGGCCTTAAAAACTCCCAAATAACCCTTCAGACTATTTTATCACACAAACATCTTTAAGACTTTCACATGCCTTAAGCAGATCTCCCGGTGTGGTGAACATATTCTCATAGTCATTCAAGTCACGCAGTAATTGCGGAACATTCTGGTCTGACAGAGCTGACGCCTGCCCGGTAAGTGCAAGATTATGCGCGTAAGCAAACTGCGCCACAGCTTCAGTAAATTCATCAGAAATCGAAACTGAAACGTTATCTGATTCATCTAAAAATGCCTCTTGTAACTCCCGACACAAATCCTCTCCCGAAAGGAAAATTTCCTTTTCAGGCTCCATAACTGACGCAAGCAGTCTTTGTGGCTGCGGAAGTTCTGCTTGATCCAGTTTTTCCAAAACCTGTTCAATTAAATTTTTATCATCCAGCTGTGCCGTTGCGGACTTTTGCAGAAGGCCACCTTTAAATTTGAGTTTATATTCCGGTCCGGCATTGGCGTAGCATTGGGCCACAAACTGAGAACAAACCATCGGTGCCTTGCCGGGGCTTTGATGCTTATGGATGTATTCAACAATAGAAGCGGTTATCTTTTTGAAAATTCTAATCATCACTCGCTGCTTAGCCGAGCTTGGAGTAAACTTTCTGTATAACAGAAGCAATCCTACAAAATACAAACCGCTTTGATCGTATGGTTCCTCATCATTAAGGTAAGTATTGGCAACATCAATAACCGGAACCATAGGCAACTCTTCTTTCAAGCGACGAACAGTAATCTTCCTGTCCTTAAAGCGCTCAAGAGCGTTATTGGTCGCAACCTGCGGTGGGCTTTCCTCAATAATCAGCTGCTTGGGAACATCGTAAAACATTGCAGCATGACTTACAGGCGCATCAGTTAAAAATGTGATTGCCCAAGAAATAAAGCTGCCCTTCTCAGCTGAAAAAAGCAGAACATCACCAGCTTCCAATTTTTGAATATCCATATGCACTCCTTAGTTGAAATGTCCATCATGATTTTTCTGAATCTAACATATGCAATACCATAAGCATTATAACACAACTACAGCCAACTTAACTGGAATGTATTCAACCATGAACGCCATAATTATCATCGCTTACGCATCTTCCCCATCTTTCAAATTTCCTTCTACCCAACCGGTTCCGATGTTATAGTGCAGCTGAATTTCCGTTTAAAAAATTGAAAATAACTTCGCTGGATTGGGAACCATACTCTGGAAAACAACTACCTGAGCACGGAAAATCCATTGCAAAACTCAGAGAAATTTTGAAATCAAGCGAGATTGAACTGGAAGCAGATTTATGAAACTCCGCTGGTGCTGGCGACCCAAAAATCTGAGCACAGCGATCGCATACTAAACATTTTAACAAAATCCCTCGCGAACCAGCCCCGAGACAACGCTAAAAAAGCAACTAAGCTAGAGGCATTAATACAATACCCAGTTACCAGAAGGAATCAAAATACAATCTATTTCAAATTGTACTTTTTAAGGATTGCATCATAAACTCCATTTTTTCGTATTATTCTTAATCCCTCATTAAACCTATTCCGCGGGACTCTCCCTTTTTTTTTATTGAAAATCACATACATTTTTTCAGAACGATAGGCCTTGCGACTTGCACCAAATTTGCTTTCATTTCCAGGGAACAACTTTCTCAGATAAGACCAACCAACCAGCTCATTCTCCGGGACAAAATCGACACGCCCTTTTTCAAGCTTCATAAAAGAGGTCTCAGGATCAGCAACATAATCCACATTCAGACCGTGTTTGATGAAATAATCCTCATACCAATATCCTCTTGTTCCACCGAAAACATAGCTGCTTAAATCTGGCAAAGCTTTGAATTCCACACCTTCAGGAAACCTATCTTTCAAATAAAAAAGGACCTCACGCGTGGAGTGGATCGGATCAGAATAAAGAAGTACTTTAGCGCGCTCAGGGGTTTTTGACCACGGGAAAGACCCTACAGCAGCGCCCTTTTCAACCATTATAAGCGAACGCTTCCAAGGATAAAATGAATACTCGACATCCAGCCCAACGGCTTGCAACGCAGCACTCACAATTTCAGCACTGACACCATTATTGTGTAGATCCTGTGAAACATACGGGACCCACTCGCCTTCAGCAAAATGCAGTTTTGCAGCATTAGCATGCCCATAAACGATAAGCACGGTCATGGCGAATAAAAAAATGAATTTCTTCATCACAAGCGAATCCCCATAATAAGGATTACAGCAAACTAAATTGCTGTAATCTCTTTTTACCTGATATAGAAATCTATTTCAGATTATACTTTTTTAAAATCGCACTATAGATTCCATCACTTTTAATTTTTTTAAGCCCCTCGTTAAACATAGTTACAAGCTCAGCTTTATCTTTGGAAAAGATAACGTACATTTGTCCAGATCTCGTAGTATCTGTTGTTGCCCCGAATTTATTTTCCTGTCCGGGAAACATTTCTTTGATGATAGTCCACCCCACAAGCTCATTCTCAGGAATCAGATCAACACGGCCCCTCTCAAGCTTCTTAAATGACGTCTTAGTGTCTGAGACATAATCCACTTTTAGTCCGGCTTCCTTAAAAGCTTTCTCATACCAGTACCCAGCAGTTCCGCCAATTACATAAGTCTTGAGGTCTGATAACGAATTAAATTTGAGTCCATCGGGGAATTTTGATTTCATGTAAAAAAGAACTTCGCGGGTTGAATGGAGAGGATCTGAAAACAACAATTGTTTTTCACGTTCCGGTGTTTTGGACCAAGGGAAAGACCCCGCAGCCTCGCCTGCTTCAACCAAGTTAATTGATCTTTTCCATGGATAATATTCTAGTTCAGGTTCCAGACCCACCGCTTTCAAAGCTGCCCGGACGATTTCAGTAGAAAAACCGTTCTCAGGGAGATTTTTGGAAACATAAGGCGCCCATTCTCCCTCTGCAAAATGTATTTTCCCGGCAAATGCCGATCCAGAAAACAAGAATAGCACGGATAAAATGATAAAAATTACTTTCCTAATCATTACGCTGGCCCCTCTAAAATAATTTGTTAAAAAAGCCCTCAGTGGTTACGGCTCTCAGACAGCTAGACCACTATATC contains:
- the rpe gene encoding ribulose-phosphate 3-epimerase is translated as MAAKETIISPSLLSCDFSRLADELKALEEAGLKWAHLDVMDGKFVPNITFGPPVIKSMRKECNLFFDCHLMIEQPERYIDEFCDAGADLLCIHAESTVHLERAVAAIEEKGVKPAVALNPATPLESIKYLIPQLHMVLIMSVNPGFGGQKYIPFCTQKVRDLRAMIDEMGAETLIQLDGGVTMENCRELVEAGADVLVSGSAFFKYPPYAERHKLFLETCAG
- a CDS encoding transporter substrate-binding domain-containing protein; protein product: MKKFIFLFAMTVLIVYGHANAAKLHFAEGEWVPYVSQDLHNNGVSAEIVSAALQAVGLDVEYSFYPWKRSLIMVEKGAAVGSFPWSKTPERAKVLLYSDPIHSTREVLFYLKDRFPEGVEFKALPDLSSYVFGGTRGYWYEDYFIKHGLNVDYVADPETSFMKLEKGRVDFVPENELVGWSYLRKLFPGNESKFGASRKAYRSEKMYVIFNKKKGRVPRNRFNEGLRIIRKNGVYDAILKKYNLK
- a CDS encoding transporter substrate-binding domain-containing protein translates to MIRKVIFIILSVLFLFSGSAFAGKIHFAEGEWAPYVSKNLPENGFSTEIVRAALKAVGLEPELEYYPWKRSINLVEAGEAAGSFPWSKTPEREKQLLFSDPLHSTREVLFYMKSKFPDGLKFNSLSDLKTYVIGGTAGYWYEKAFKEAGLKVDYVSDTKTSFKKLERGRVDLIPENELVGWTIIKEMFPGQENKFGATTDTTRSGQMYVIFSKDKAELVTMFNEGLKKIKSDGIYSAILKKYNLK